From Calditrichota bacterium, a single genomic window includes:
- a CDS encoding HAMP domain-containing histidine kinase — protein sequence MKHGFVRQSIRFRLAAAMVVLMVAVLALVGVLLEWRVRDLLEAELGEKLTVAASAAAAQLDAELVLALRPGDEQTRTYRHLRGQLDELRRAMGMERLYAVDAHLAILAGADSSVSIGQRWRRLEMDRAEISRALTGTPASSVLFRGVDGRLYKSAYAPLRLGDKPRAVVAVEGSAQSLQAIVRLRSYLLRLGVVGALVALLLGVALARQITGPLARLRKAAETIGRGDYQVPVPLGGHDEIGFLAQTMEEMRRNVVERDTRLKTMLAGIAHELRNPLGGIELFAGLLAEELRGGEQEARAARIVREVQHLKAIVNDFLDYARPPSPQRRPCPLEEILNEVRSLLAEELSAKGTDFTWHTDGLTIFVDPQHAQQIFLNLARNSVQAMFGPGVIRVTARTVGRQVEVLFADTGCGIPPDAQGHLFEPFFTTRKTGTGLGLAIARSLCQANQGSIALRHSDSSGTVFVLRFPKADEGEAQ from the coding sequence GTGAAGCACGGCTTTGTGCGACAATCGATCCGCTTCCGGTTGGCGGCAGCGATGGTGGTGCTGATGGTGGCTGTGCTTGCGCTCGTCGGCGTGTTGCTCGAATGGCGCGTGCGCGACTTACTTGAGGCGGAGCTCGGTGAGAAACTGACGGTTGCCGCATCTGCCGCGGCTGCGCAGTTGGATGCAGAACTGGTACTCGCCCTGCGCCCCGGGGATGAGCAGACGCGGACCTACCGCCACCTGCGGGGGCAACTGGACGAGCTTCGCCGTGCCATGGGCATGGAACGGCTGTATGCCGTGGATGCTCACCTGGCCATTCTCGCCGGCGCAGACAGCTCCGTGTCCATAGGACAAAGATGGCGGCGCTTAGAGATGGACCGGGCGGAGATTAGCCGCGCCCTGACGGGCACACCGGCCAGCTCGGTGCTCTTCCGTGGCGTGGATGGTCGCCTGTACAAGTCGGCCTACGCGCCTCTGCGCCTGGGGGACAAACCGCGAGCGGTCGTGGCGGTGGAGGGCAGCGCGCAGAGCCTGCAGGCCATCGTGCGCCTGCGGTCTTACTTGCTGCGGTTGGGTGTAGTGGGAGCGCTCGTCGCTCTCCTGTTGGGAGTGGCTTTAGCTCGGCAGATCACCGGGCCGCTGGCGCGCTTGCGCAAGGCTGCCGAGACTATCGGCCGAGGCGATTACCAGGTGCCTGTTCCTCTGGGCGGGCATGACGAAATTGGGTTCTTGGCGCAGACCATGGAGGAGATGCGGCGCAACGTGGTGGAACGCGACACGCGCCTGAAGACGATGCTGGCCGGCATTGCTCACGAGTTGCGCAATCCCTTAGGCGGCATCGAGCTTTTTGCTGGCCTCTTGGCAGAGGAACTGCGTGGTGGCGAACAGGAGGCGCGAGCGGCCAGGATCGTCCGAGAGGTGCAGCACCTCAAGGCCATCGTCAACGACTTTCTCGACTATGCGCGGCCTCCGTCGCCGCAGAGGAGACCATGCCCCCTGGAAGAGATTCTCAACGAAGTGCGCAGCCTGCTCGCCGAGGAGCTCAGCGCCAAGGGGACGGACTTTACCTGGCACACGGACGGGCTGACGATCTTTGTCGATCCCCAGCATGCCCAGCAGATCTTCTTGAACCTGGCCCGTAACTCCGTGCAGGCTATGTTTGGCCCAGGAGTCATTCGGGTGACTGCCCGGACGGTGGGCCGGCAGGTGGAGGTGCTCTTCGCCGACACAGGGTGTGGCATTCCGCCGGATGCGCAGGGGCACCTGTTTGAGCCATTCTTCACCACCCGCAAGACCGGAACAGGCCTAGGACTGGCCATCGCCCGCAGCCTGTGCCAGGCAAACCAGGGGAGCATCGCCCTGCGGCACAGCGACAGCTCAGGCACCGTGTTCGTCCTGAGGTTCCCCAAAGCAGACGAGGGTGAAGCACAGTGA
- a CDS encoding sigma-54-dependent Fis family transcriptional regulator encodes MSRILVVEDNQTMREGIAQVLAKMGHQVLEAEDGQKGVEMALAQPCDLVITDYRLPGLDGIEVLRQVKRHAPASEVIVITAYGTIGLAVQAMQEGAADFITKPFSHEELRVKVEKTLQRLEERRELERVSAENLYLRQELEGRLNFGEIIGESAKMKEVYATVEKVAPTDATVLIYGESGTGKELIARAIHRASRRRDRPFVRVHCGALAEGVLESELFGHERGAFTGALRRKRGRFELAHTGSIFLDEVGDIPQATQLKLLRVLQEKEFERVGGEETLAVDVRIIAATNRDLAQLVREGKFREDLYYRLHIVPIYLPPLRARLEDVPALACHFLGRLAKELGKPGLSLDEAAMAQLCRYHWPGNVRELENVLERAAVLAERDTITVADLPPLSGPEGAVAELNAEGGLELEPVLERIERTYLERALAMAGGVKTEAARLLGLKPSALYYKLAKYGLLPKNQ; translated from the coding sequence GTGAGTCGCATCTTGGTGGTCGAAGATAACCAGACCATGCGCGAAGGCATAGCCCAGGTGCTCGCCAAGATGGGGCATCAGGTCCTGGAAGCGGAGGACGGCCAGAAGGGGGTAGAAATGGCCTTGGCTCAGCCCTGTGACCTGGTGATTACCGATTACCGCCTGCCAGGACTGGACGGCATCGAAGTCCTGCGGCAGGTAAAGCGCCACGCCCCCGCGAGTGAGGTCATCGTCATTACGGCGTATGGCACGATTGGCCTGGCAGTGCAGGCGATGCAGGAGGGAGCGGCGGACTTTATCACCAAGCCCTTCTCCCACGAAGAGCTCCGGGTGAAGGTCGAGAAGACCTTGCAGCGCCTGGAAGAGCGACGCGAGCTGGAACGCGTTTCCGCCGAGAACCTCTACTTGCGCCAAGAGCTGGAGGGGCGGCTCAACTTCGGGGAGATCATTGGCGAGTCGGCGAAAATGAAAGAGGTATACGCCACGGTGGAGAAGGTCGCGCCTACCGACGCAACCGTGCTCATCTACGGTGAGAGCGGCACCGGCAAGGAGCTCATTGCGCGCGCCATTCACCGCGCCAGCCGGCGGCGGGACCGACCCTTCGTGCGCGTGCATTGCGGCGCCTTGGCAGAAGGAGTGCTGGAATCAGAGCTGTTCGGACACGAGCGCGGCGCCTTCACCGGGGCGCTGCGCCGCAAGCGAGGCCGTTTTGAGCTGGCGCACACCGGCTCTATCTTCTTGGATGAAGTGGGCGACATCCCCCAGGCAACGCAATTGAAACTGCTGCGCGTGCTGCAGGAGAAGGAGTTTGAACGCGTGGGCGGCGAGGAGACGCTCGCGGTGGACGTGCGCATCATCGCCGCCACCAATCGCGACCTGGCGCAGCTGGTGAGGGAGGGAAAATTCCGCGAAGACCTGTACTACCGGCTGCACATAGTTCCCATCTACCTGCCCCCACTGCGCGCGCGGCTGGAGGACGTCCCGGCTCTTGCCTGCCATTTCCTTGGCCGGCTGGCCAAAGAGCTGGGCAAACCTGGCCTCAGCTTGGACGAGGCGGCCATGGCGCAGCTGTGCCGCTATCATTGGCCAGGTAATGTGCGCGAATTGGAGAATGTCTTGGAGCGAGCGGCGGTGCTGGCCGAGAGGGACACGATTACCGTCGCCGACCTGCCGCCGCTCAGTGGGCCTGAGGGGGCCGTGGCGGAGCTAAATGCGGAGGGCGGCCTGGAGTTGGAGCCGGTGCTGGAGCGCATCGAGCGCACCTACCTGGAGCGAGCGCTGGCTATGGCCGGCGGGGTCAAGACCGAAGCGGCCCGGCTGCTGGGCCTGAAGCCCAGTGCCCTGTATTACAAGTTGGCCAAATACGGGCTGCTGCCCAAGAACCAGTGA
- a CDS encoding methyltransferase domain-containing protein yields MDLRILKTICCPGCKGALSAVPFNDRVLPLRTDRGDHVGESGAFRRGDVLENGALLCEACKAWFPVYFFVPVLLLFRTRFHDAFCRQFAEQMERLQGYSPPAHLPRPGERHIQDAFTAEWQLADIGRDSLSFTYTLDDLVALNREVWLKDISPLEAMHIVLDAGCGVGMEALALRRLLKRAEVFAVDLNFALLKSGPAFVTENQIHLLVASLFDLPFREGSFDLVYCQGVLHHTFSTRAAFDSISRYVRNGGYLFVWVYGLEDHLVPKGKRGCLARVKHHAERLLRPVISRLPGWCRLALLFALAWAVHPVFRKRMRHKEAWTLRHTRHSLHDWLSPRYAHRHGYNEAVEWFEEAGYELIGVQSPAAYRRLFGRRLFGVGLVGKREIA; encoded by the coding sequence ATGGACTTGAGGATTCTGAAGACAATATGTTGCCCCGGGTGCAAGGGAGCACTGTCGGCGGTACCATTTAACGATAGGGTTCTGCCTTTGCGGACCGATCGCGGCGACCACGTCGGGGAATCCGGCGCGTTCAGGCGCGGAGACGTGCTGGAGAATGGCGCGCTTCTGTGCGAGGCCTGCAAGGCGTGGTTCCCGGTCTATTTCTTTGTTCCTGTGCTTTTGCTTTTTCGTACTCGCTTCCACGATGCTTTCTGCAGGCAATTTGCCGAACAGATGGAGCGGCTCCAGGGTTACAGCCCACCCGCGCACCTGCCCCGTCCCGGGGAGCGCCACATCCAGGATGCCTTCACCGCGGAGTGGCAATTGGCAGACATCGGTCGCGACAGCCTTTCCTTTACCTACACGCTGGACGACTTGGTCGCGCTGAATCGCGAGGTGTGGTTGAAAGATATCAGCCCCTTGGAGGCGATGCACATCGTGTTGGACGCCGGCTGCGGTGTGGGCATGGAAGCATTAGCCCTGCGGCGACTTCTGAAACGCGCCGAGGTCTTCGCTGTCGACCTGAACTTTGCCTTGCTGAAAAGTGGGCCGGCTTTTGTCACCGAGAATCAGATCCACCTGCTGGTAGCTTCGCTCTTTGACCTCCCTTTCCGGGAAGGCTCCTTTGACCTGGTGTATTGTCAGGGCGTCCTCCACCATACGTTTTCAACCAGAGCGGCCTTCGACTCCATCTCGAGGTACGTGCGCAACGGCGGCTACCTCTTCGTGTGGGTTTATGGCCTCGAGGACCATCTGGTGCCCAAGGGAAAACGGGGATGCCTTGCTCGGGTGAAGCACCACGCGGAGCGCCTTCTGCGGCCGGTCATAAGTCGACTTCCTGGCTGGTGCAGGCTGGCGTTGCTGTTTGCGCTCGCGTGGGCGGTCCACCCGGTCTTCCGCAAGCGGATGCGCCATAAGGAAGCATGGACCCTGCGACACACCAGACACAGCCTCCACGATTGGCTGTCGCCCCGTTACGCCCACCGCCACGGCTACAACGAAGCGGTGGAATGGTTTGAGGAGGCGGGGTACGAGCTCATCGGCGTGCAGTCCCCGGCAGCATACCGCCGGCTCTTCGGCAGGAGGCTGTTCGGTGTGGGCCTGGTTGGAAAAAGGGAAATAGCCTGA